A segment of the Amia ocellicauda isolate fAmiCal2 chromosome 5, fAmiCal2.hap1, whole genome shotgun sequence genome:
ccatcaactgcaagatgctatcctatcaatatgggccaacatttctaaagaatgctttcagcaccttgttgaatcaatgccacgtagaattaaggcagttctgaaggcgaaaggggttcaaacacagtattagtatgatgttcctaataatcctttaggtgagtgtagttcatatcataaataatattgtattataccCACTGCACTAATCTGTATTTGCACTGGAACACCATGTAATTGCTCTGGTAAAACAAGTGTAACCATGTCATGCCAAGAAAGCTCTTTTCAAATTTAGAATTTGAATTTGATGAGTGGAACTATGAAATATAATTCCCAAACCAGCTTGCAATACAGGATACAGTTATACAAATATGTTCTTAAAATTCGTTCCTTGGGTATCTGGTGGGGTTTCTTACtgtgaaattaatattaaattattattattaatattattattacatccCTTTTTCACACCCAGCAGTTGTGTGTGGATTGTAAGTGTTATAACAACATAAATGGTGTGGTTTGTTTATTCTTAAATATGTTATGAAGTCTGAAGCTGACTTTCAACCACCCATCCCTCACAATCAGGTAAGTCTAActatgggggggtgggggggggatgaGCCAGGCTGGGGTGACGCTGTGGGAAACACAGAAAATATGGCCTAATAAGCTATGTAGTTATGCTGTTGTGGGGACTTTCgcatttttgtaatatttgcaaattaatagtattaaaatattattagtaaaaaatagtaaaagtaaaaacaaaacaaaaaaaacttcacTAATTCGGGCCCCTATGGATGGACAGCGCATTTGACTATTCCTCCTATGCCACGGCCACCCTGCGACCGTCTGACACTGGCTCTAACTACCGTTACCGCCTCAAGCGGCCTGGTGGCTAACCCTACATGCACACTGCCCGCTCGCTAACGCTACAAAGCGGCATGCTCCCATTCATTTCCAATGAGAGCCAGCCAATCCCTGCGACAGTGGGCGGAGCTACGCTCTGAGATAAAATCTCCAAATGGTCAACTTTATTTCTAAATTCCAGCGAGCGGGCAGTGATGGAGTTCGGCAACTACCAAAGGCAGGATAGATGTTCTCTGCATCTTGAAGTCCCTTCTCTTTTCTACTCGCTATCTTAAAACATGGACGAGAAACGTATTATTGCGGTGTCCGGTTTCCCCATTATTTATGATACAGAGATATCATTCTAAAAGTTGATGCATTTAAGAATGTTTCAGAGATCGTTGGGATCATGGGTGAGTGATACATGCAGAACGTAAAACGAAGTAAATTGCTATTTGAACATTGACAAATCATTGACTTGGCATCGTGTTgatatgtaatacatttttagtaGTGGagtcaaataataaatacacaataattattacacaaataatacatatttattaataattgcagAGACTGATGTTTCCCCTATATTTTCAGGTAGTAGTGGAAACTATAACCATGAACAGTACATCCCTACTTGAAATTAATGAGTGGAGCTGCTAAACCATTTTATTATGTGATAGCATTTTAGTTTCCAAGAGATTTCTCCGTAAATGCAGAACAGCAGCTAACACCTGTTTGCAGTCCATTGTAGAATAGGTAACACTTGTTTGACAAGATCCCACTATTAATAGACAAACAATTCTCtcctaaatgtttattttttgggggaatGTACCCCATTTGAGCGTTTAGGTTTGCTACCATTTTAGTGTTGACATAAAATGAAACGCTCAACTTCCTGGTTGTCGCTGGCATAAATTAGGAAGACACGCCCTGCCCCGAGTGGACAGTGTGACGCAAGGGAGGGCTCAGTGACAGTTCGCCAGAAATTGAGTGATTTGTGAGTTGAGTGAGCGGGCAGTGTGCACGTACCATTAGAATGCTTTAACAGGAGCATGGATCTTGGGCATTTTGGTAAGTATGCATCTCAGGCACTTCTTAACACAGTTTTCTACAGCTTTAGAAATGCCTACCCAAAACCCGAGCAGGTTGACAATACACTGAATTCCTTTGATCCCTTGACCTCTCATGCATGCAGGTACAAGCAACTGCCAGCTCTGACCATGATGCAGATCATCTACAACACAGTAAAGTAACCCTTCTCTCTGTTGTACGTAGCCCCACTGTTTCAGAAGGTGCTTGACTGGTTTAGACAAAGCTAGTCTTTCTCTGTGACTTGGCTTATCTCTGTTCCAAATTTTCTAAAATCTCTTCAGGTAGGATCCTTGCTCTGAAACCAACTGCTCTGGTATAGCCAGGAAGAGTATGTGTGTTcccttttttttacttttatcaaAATCAGAAATGGACAGCTGAGCAACCCATCTCCATTCTATTGCACCTAGTTTAGCTGTCTGGGGCCGTCTAACACTGTATCAAAGGATATCCGTGAAGCAAGGTAGGTGAACGAGCAAGAGGTCAAGCAAACAATACTAGAGAAGATTATCCAAAAGGCTAGGTCGAGGTAGGGAAAGCAGTGGTCAATAACTAGGAATCTAAACTGGAAACAAAAGGCTCAGAGATGTTCCAATGAAGGCAAGACAAAACTTCACAAAGAATGTTACAAACAGAGGTGTCTAAATACTAAAGGAAGGGGAGAGGTAATTGGACAGGTGTgagataataatataataacataaTGGGCAATAATTCAGTAATGAGTCGAAAGCAAAGATCCTGAGAAGGATTGGAGATAGAACCTGGTGTACAGGCGACCTCTGTTGGTGAATAGAGGAACAGTCACAGTGTCAGTCTGACACACTTATAgtagactgcattacattacagACCCTATGAAGGAGAAGCGTTTCCGGTCTCCGTGCCATTATCTatcctttcaaattcaaatgcaaattcaaaacaagctttattggcatgagatGTTTACACACAGGTATTGCCAAAGAAATTgggtacattgaaattaaatacaatccTCTCGTATTCAGAATGCGATATGCATTTATAATGGCAGCTGCACAAGTGGAAGGCGATCACAgactttttaaagtttaaataaatgattaaatatgtACTGGGGAATGTGCACTTTAGCGGGTGTGTTGTATTGgggatttataaatgtatgtcCACAAAATAAGCTCTGTACTAGTAACTGTACACATTGAATGTACACATATTCAGAGACTttattgaagctgaaaatgatGGTGTTGGGGAATGTGTATTAAGACTATCTACCTCATATttgatatttcattttaaagtatTCACCTGTGTgaataaaattataaatgttttgtgATGGTATACTTACTGAACCGGGAGGCGGTTTCTCAGGAGCAGGTCTTTGTTTTAACTAAGTGACCTGTCACTACTGTATTCTGTTTAACAATGTAAGGGAATACAATGTAAGTTAATAAAAGACtgcctgccatgttcatggggTTCTCGCTATTTAAacttatttatatacagtgaatgtttttatactatcaatattgtatttattttggacattgaaaatatgtatattgatAGAAGCCTTGTTTTGATTAATGGTTCAGTCAGGAGGAGTGAGAGAGGCACagaaaaagagggagagagaaggggagaaggAAGGCAGGGGGAGACCTGGCAATGAAATAGAGGGCAGGGAGAAAGAGATAGAAGAAtaaaggtaaaaaaaacaaattgtccATATACTGGAGACCAGTATCAGATATCAGCTACTGTATGATGCATTACATATAGTAAAATACCTTCTTCTGTACTTGGTTTTCAACCAATCTGCCTAACAAGTTTAACAGACTCATGGGCCAATTATTCTTACCTCAATACTGTTCCTCTCAACCAATCATAATGGAACATCTCTATACCATGAGCTCCATATGGGATGAGGCCATACCTCAATAGTTAAGGTTTGCAGCTCCAGGGTCTAATGGAGACTCTGTACATATGAATGATTGTCCTTCACAGGACACAATGGGGGAGAGTGGAAGGAAATTCCTCTCTCACAAGGCTTACTACGTGTACTACGtgtaagaaagataaggtcaaccaagggtcaggccagaaggtagtttgacctGTTTATATTTATGATGTGCATCTTGGAGATGATGTCAAACAGTGTGATTTAAGCGTTTGCTCCCTAATCCAGGTATTGACCTATGAACTGTtacctataatgatatatcttCTGCtttgctaacttttaagataacatggtaatgacttgttaattataaccagatctttgacttgtgtgtgtataaaagccttTGACTTTTAGCATGGAGTCAGAGCAACTCTGGAATCTCCTTGATTCACTggtcctctccacgctgcgtgtaataaaggcattgcaacgaatGCTCCAACCTCATTGAAGGCTGACTTTCTTCCACATTACCTGGCATCACTGGACAAGATCGCGAACCCTGACGGAGAGGACTGCAGCGCCAGCAAAATAATAAGGTGAGGGAGCCTTTTAAATTCCCTGCTGCGGCGCTTGTCTACTCAcctggccctctgacgatcaggtgatattttaaataaatgttgttgcttgccttatataaagtacttgaggcaggaattgttttcctgttttgtttcccCAAGCATGACTGTTATGCTGAAACATGAATAGTATggtaaaataaagtaattaagttatatacaagttatataaatgcaaacatattgaaaaaatgTTCGttattattcctatataggatttattattatttttgtatattttattattttccttcccCCTGTCGTTTCTCTgttgttattatatataattttatatatttattataattttttatgaGGGCTTGCATGCCtcggttgttgtgtacaaaatgaTACATAGATAATGGGTGGGAACAGCTCCAGTAAAACGGGTACACAGGTAAGGTAGATGTATGATAATTATGGAGATGAAGCGGTGGTGGATGTACACAAGTGGCTTAGTGGACAGCAGGTGACAGaaagttaaggtttccagaagtcagaacttttgattcagacagaCTGAAGCACCTAAAAAAAGTATTGCAAAATAGGGATACAAAGCCAGGAAAAGTCAATTGGAAAGTGTATATGATGtggaatgatgaatgtaaattAAGAAACGAGAAACCAAaactagctatcttaaaacattcagAAAAAAAGCGGAATGCCCCAaaagataattaaataaataaataacagtctTCAGTATTAGTGAAAGCCCTCAAGATAGTGaaggaaaatgaataaataagtaatgataaataagggtagtttgagacactgcatgtCAATGAAACCTACCAACCAAAactggtatctgaatttactttggatataaattagtatgtgtctctttgtatgtttgtaagtTTACAGTTTGTGCAAAGTAAATGtctgtattttgtgtgtatttttcatttattgcaTAGTCCAGAATACAACTAAGAgagttataaataacaaatagttacagaattatagctaaaaatgctaCAGTTCactatgttgtaataacagacttACAAGAAAGtaagcatttaactgtatacagaatgctattaaaatacataaataaagctaTTTAAATAGGTCTGACAAATAGAGAAATTAAAGTAACGTTGGAAATTGAATTAGAGCAAAATagagaaataggaatccgaggaaACCACAATCGTTCAGTGAAGGTTTCCTAAATatggataaatagataaccaggtgctccaggaaattaaaaatgtggtCATTTAGTAGCTAtaagttccacaatgaagagttttgaaATCCCCAGAAATAACACACAATCCCTAAATACactgtgtaggtaagaaatgaactattgatcagttcagtctggctttgggaacagttcttctgaacctgtaccggtgtagattggtcttcaataggaggaagctgacacaataaagacaaatGAGCCGcacaggcggacagtcttagtgcccacgcaggctaATTAttgaaatcattgactgaatacatttcttgaaaatttgttttcctgaagtacctggaaatcattattgagatcaatgaaaaggcttattttcccatgattaaattaattaattaattagctaAAATAGTGGAGTGACATATGtatcaatataaataatacatactgaGTACTATACCGAAATAATTTGTGCTCGTGATAAATCATGCCAGGTGGCACAGTGGCGCAGTGGTTAGTGATGCTGCCTCAGAGCTCTAGGGTCCTGGGTGTGAGTCCCAGCTGGGGGTGCCTGTGTAGAGTTTGCACATTGTTCCCGTGtatgtgtgggttttctctgggcactctggtttcctcccaccatcaaaatgcatgcatgttaagtggtctatctacattgcccagtgatggactggtgtcctgcCCTGTACCCTATCCCTGCTGGGATTGGCTCTGGTTTCTCTGCAACCCttgccaggataagtggttttgaagatggatggataaatcaTACTTAAGAATATTACAAAAAATGTCAGGAGACCTTGCACACTGTGCAGATATCAGCTACTGTATGATTCATTACATATAGTAAAATacctttttctgtactttgtttTCAACCAGTGTGCCTAACAAGTTTAATAGATTCATAGGCCAATTATTCTTACCTCAATACTGTTCCTCTCAACCAATCATAATGGAACACCTCTGTACATATGAATGATTGTCCTTTGCAATACAAAATGGTGGAGTGTGGAAGTGAAttcctctgtctctgtgtatacataagaaagataaggtcaagccaagggtcaggccagaaggtagtgtGGCCTGTTTATATTTATGATGTGtgaagagttgcagaaaataGCAAGAGACTCGGTGTGTGGTAGAAGGTTGATTCTTTATTCCGGCAGCTGCAGGGGAGCTCCTCCAACAATTCTaagttacatttggtattttatgggttgtgtTCAAGGCAGAGAAGACAGTTCTTTCCTTGATTGGTGTAAACAAGCTTACTAAGcaaattgtaactaattaacaagagacatttaaattacttactacatagactttatgaatgaataacctcttggtcaaggatgccaacacagcaagttttgttaaacaacaagatgtagtgaaacaacagaatacagagccttagagataagatatctatatttgaaatgagagaAAGAATCTATACTGTTTGAGGGAGGCTGTGTCAGCTTTTAACCAGGTCCAAAGAGTAACAGAGAAACAAAGTCAGCTTTAAAACGctaggaatgtgaaatgtatctagaaatattaaatttagttatagaaatataatatttacatCTTCAATGTGCATCTTGGAGATGATGCCAAACAGTGTGATTTAAGCGTTTGCTCCCTAATCCAGGTATTGACCTATGAACTGTTACCTATAATTATATATCTTCTGCTTGGctagcttttaagataacatagtaatgacttgttattataaccagatctttgacttgtgtgtgtataaaagccttTGACTTTTAGCATGGAGTCAGAGCAACTCTGGAATCTCCTTGATTCACTGGTCCTCTCCAAGGCTGACTTTCTTCCACACCCCTATGATCTGACTTCTGAAATGCACTTTGTCCTTGAGATTGTTACCCTTATAATTCGATActtcagacagacaaacagaaggACAGTAGCCCAGACAACACCCATCTTGTACATACATATTGTAAATGCCAATAGCACATGGCATTCGTTTAGAAAAAAGATGTATCAATGACTGTTCTgtagaaaaatacagaaatcatCAATTTCTTGTTTTGCATGCAGACAAATAGAGGTAGTTTATTTCTAGAATCCAGTTCCAGATTGATGGATAACTTAGTTTGGGGTTCGCCATGCAGCCACTGCCTGAAGGTTTTGCACTGTGTATTTTTTCTAAAGCAGCTTCATAATTATCTGATTGAAGATTGAGCACCGTGTGTGTCAAGCTTCTCTGCACTTATTTTTCCTCTATGTTTGTCTGCGTGCTACAGGGATACCCTCTGACAGGAGATTTCCATATCAAAGCTTGAAGGCACTGTTGTATCGAGTTGGCATttgcaaaaacaagcaaatactTTCAGGTGTCGCAAGATTTATCTTAATCCCTTCTGTGTTTCAGTTGACGTCTCTTTATCGGAGTGATAGAGGATAGATGGAGCGATGGATTTCCCTCCATGTGCTATATAAAGCACAGTCCTGGACTGGCACATCACACGGGACGGACAAGATGAAATGCGCTGTGGTTGTCTTGGCATTGGTCGCTCTTTCCGAGTGCCTGCATAAGTAAGTACTGGACCATACAGACACAGAGCGTATTCTTGCTTAAGCAGGACAAGTGGGGAACTGGATGCactttagaaacaaaacaaaacatgttcgGACCTCTGtcaggtatttattttataccataaaaaaaggatttaaaaaaGGTAAATCAGGGTCAGATTAAGTTGTGCCTTGGATAAGTAGAAAACAGTTTTTTATCTTGTTTGATTTTCTTAGTGTCTTCCTTGCCAAAGCAGAAATAACAGGAATCTGCCTGATGAAGATTGGCACCAGTCTACAGTTTAGAGTATAGAATAAATAACTTATGTAAGAGGTCAAACAGATGGCTTTGTAGGTCATTGACATGTTGACTTATGATGAGTTTTAAAAAAGGCATCTGGAAATTCGTTGGTAGCCAGTGCAGGGACCTGAGTACTGAGGTAATGTGCACAGATAAAAATGTTAATCCCCACCTCCCTCTTCTCTCGCAGGATTCCCCTGATGAAGGGGAAATCTGTTAGGGAGATTCTGCAGGAGAAGGGAATGCTGGAGGAATTCCTGAAGAACAACCCCTACAACCCCAGTGGCAAGTTTAATCCCAACTTCGCCACCCAGACCAACGAGCCCCTCGTCAACTACATGGATGTAAGATCCTCTCTCATTGGCTTTGAGCGCTGAAAGGCTGCAGGAAGCCTAAACCTTATGCCATCTTATTCACATAACATTTCTTAAACTTCTCTTCATCACACAGGTGTCCTACTATGGAATCATCTCCATCGGAACCCCCCCGCAGTCGTTCACGGTGGTCTTTGACACAGGGTCCGCCAACCTGTGGGTGCCCTCCGTCTACTGCAAGAGCTATGCCTGCTGTAAGTTATTCATCATATGTTTTTACTGCCATCTTCTTTCACCATAAGCATCCTCAGaagtatattttattatctctatcgatatttatttaacagtatTATTATGGAGTAAATTTCATGAACTAAATTGTAAAGATGATATGGGATACCAACTGAGGAGAGAAGTAACAGGTTTCTCCAGATTTGATCATTATTAGAATCCAGAGTTCTGATCACAGACTGATGTGAAGGTTTTGGTGTTTCTTTCCAGCCAATCACAATAAATTCACCCCCAGTCTGTCTTCCACCTTTCGCTCCACCTCTCGCACCGTGTCCATCCAGTATGGCAGTGGCAGCATGACTGGCATTCTGGGATACGACAACGTCACTGTGAGTGAAAAGGCTCTGGTTCAATATATAAagttagaaaagaaaaagaaactttCCAAATGAACAAGGAATGCATCTTCTCTGGATTTTTGTTTGAAAGCTTCTATGTGAGATGCAATGGTGTTTTTCCTCCCAAGGTGGCAGGTAACATTGGCACCAATCAGATCTTTGGTCTGAGCAAGACAGAGCCCGGTCTCTTCCTGTACTACTCTAAGTTCGATGGGATCCTGGGCCTGTCCTATCCCAGCATCTCTGCATCCGGTGCCACCCCTGTCTTTGACAACATGATGGCCCAAGACCTGGTGTCTCAGGACGTCTTCTCCTTCTACCTCAGCCGGTACATCAGCCGAAGTCATCttacatcgaccacatcaaaccagacgagcttttccagatcagcagggacacacacaccaggggacacaaatggaaattgggcttcaaggcattcaaaacggaaaacaggagacgtttctttacacagagagtagtcacaatctgaacaaactctccagcattgtggtagaagctgaaagttttggaacatttaaaaatagactggataggatccttggatcacttagaaattaatggacaccaaacgagcacgatgggtcaaatggcctcctctcgtttgtaaactttcttatgttcttatgttcttacatctCTTGCTCTGCACAGCTCTTACTGGGTGGTTCCATTTTTCTCCCTTTCGGTGAAATTTAAATGCAGTTGCACACCTATCAAGGAAAAGGCACAGAGCTGGTGGAAAATGATTCCCTTCATTCTGAAGCACACAAGAACATCTGAGGCAATATGTCTGTGAAATCCAACTGTGgcatattttaaatacagctgTGACCTGTTTCATCCTTCAGCTCAAATAGCCACACTGGTAGTGTCTTGACCTTCGGTGGGTTTGATTCATCTTACTTCAATGGCGAGATCTACTGGGTACCAGTTGCATCACAGACCTACTGGGAAGTCACCATGTGGTCGTAAGTTAGCATTTTAAAATTTCTCTTCTCTTCATACCTTCCGTTTGCTTGGAATAAGCTGCTGCTATTCACATCATGGTTCAGAACAAACGAAAGAAGTATGCATTCACGTCCCCAGTGTTGGTCTTAGTGAGGCAGGCCGCTTGTGTTCGCACTGTAATTACTAAGCACTGAATTATTCTCGCTTACACGACAGGGTCTCCATTAATGGCCAGGTGGTAGCGTGTGCAAGCGGTTGCCGGGCAATTGTGGACACTGGCACTTCCCTGGTTGTTGGACCCAGCACCGaaatcacacacattcacaatctGCTGGGAGGCACTCAGGGCAAGGTGATAAAAAGCTCTCCAGAACATATTATGTTTTTAGTGGCCAACACTTTTTGGATTGAAATAGAGTCCACAAATGTAAGGTAAATACACCATTTGATATTATACATGAAAAAACCCATTATCAGTGGATTGAATATTACAATACAGGATGTGTACATTTAATTCCCTCCTATATGTTTTTCATGGCTTGTACTGACTATGATCATTATTTATCTTAGAAAAGTGGCTGTTCAGACAATGATGGGTGAGATTAAATATGAAATGTCTGCGTGATCCACAATCTCTTCAATGTTTTGTGTCCGATTGATTCAGAGTAATGTGAACTGCAATAGTCTTGGGAGCATGCCTGATGTTACCTTCACACTCAATGGATACAAATTTGCTCTCCCTCCATCTGCCTATGTATTCCAGgtatggaaacatttaaaaatctgaCTTACAAAACACCAATTTTGCAACTGATTTAAATAAAGTAACCTCCATGCTTCACCAAATGCACGAATATGGCAATACCCATCGGCCAATTAATTCAAATGCAACTGAGTCCAACTAAGAGGGAGAGGCTTATTCATAGTCATTGGACAGGGTTGCAcagaaattattttgtatttgatattaTGCTGAAATTATGCTTATATTCTTAATCAGCAGTTGGGGGTGGGTGGAAGGGTGGTGGTGGACTGATGAAGCTGGCTGGACACCCTCTCAATCCTGTGTGCTTTGTTTCCTCTACAGAGGAGCTCTGGCTGCAACACTGGCTTCGGTATGGGCAACGACCAGCTGTGGATCCTGGGTGATGTCTTCCTCAGGGAGTGGTACTCCATCTACGACAGGACAAACAACAGAGTGGGTCTGGCCAAGGCTATTTAAAGTGCCCTTCTTCTGGGGTCAGAGAACAGCTGTCCCAGAATCCCAATCATTTTCTCATCCTTCATGAAAACACTTGGGTTCCCATAAAAATCccctgtaaaataaatgtgcgCTGTGTGCAGAAATGTATCTGTATGTATCAGAAccagagccagagagagagagagaggcagtgagGGTGTGTTGTGGTTCCAAACTAGTGCTGTGAAAACCCTGCTGGCCATTAAGTATTCATTTTGGATCCCTTTTGCATGAAATAAACTATTAAGCAttcaaaaatgtgtttgtgtttctctgaCTCTTATGGATGTGATTTTGATTCCaactcaaaatgaaaaaaataaaataaaatttggaaaaactgaaattaataatacaaatatttttgtaaaatatcaTAATATTTCAGCCATAGGTGCCACAATTTGCATCcattacatacaaaacaaatcattttCATTGTACACTTTGCCAATAGGAATTGCATGTCTTAGCTCTTACGCCATTTACGGGaacaaatgtaaatgcaaatgtCAAACGCTATTGCAAATACATGATCATGCTCTACCGACCTCTAACCTTCAACCTCTGAACTTTTATGCACCAACCCACATGCTCACACAGCGCTGCCATTGGTCGGGTGTTCGCTGCTCTCTGTTATGTTCAAGTGCAATCCAGGAAATCAGGCGGCTAGTggaattatgattattttgaatgtgatgcatttaatgaaaaaaatataaaaaaatgaatacatatgatGACACTATTGACTGTAAACATTTACAGGGAAGTACACTGGAGATGCATTGCATAGAGCTACAAGTGTAGGTCCTGTAGGCTAATTTCATATCCCAAACAAGACCTACTTGTTAATACAGAATGCAATAATGTCAGCTTTTGTGACAAATCACTTTTGACATTCATCTCATGAACACTTCCGAGTTCTGTCACCAGATGTCTCCCTTGCCCTTCAGAAGCCATGTCCAGATCTCCTCTCCTTATCATTCACtgtcttaattgattaattatctCCACTTGTTCCTTATTGCCCTAGTTTACCCACCACAGTATATATAGCCCTTCGTTCCATTCCCTCCTTGTGAAGTATTGTCTGCCATTTAGCTGCATTACCAAGCTTTAGTCATTGATGTATCCTGCCTACTCTTGTTTTGACCTAAGCCTGCCTCTTGTTACCTAGAGTCTCCTCTCAAGGATCCTGTGTCTGCACCTGAATCCCCGTCCCAGCTGTAATCCCCAGTACACCACAGATACACAGAGAGCTTAACTCTCATTAATTGCACCTGTATTTACTGAGTTTTAATAAGGATATAAAGTGAAGTTTCTTAGCAAATTGCCATGCATATGGTGTGCCATTCAATCATCACCCCTGATTCACCTGTTTACCCTTCCCACCTCTCTCCTGTTTCCTGCACTCATCAATCCTTATATATACTCCTTTGTTCTGTTCACAGGATGCGAAGTCTTGTTTGACCTCACCGCAGCACTTCTGAGCAGTCTTTCCTACTGTACTCCGTTTTCCTGTGTTTCAACCTTCTCTTTGTCCTACATCTCCAGATCTTCCTAGTTTGCCTGGTTTGCCCGATCGATAGACCTTCCTTCTTTGACCCCGACTATACCTTTTGCCTAGCCCTCTTTGTTCTGCCTGCTAAACTCCTGTTCCACAGTCTGTTTCCAGACTTTCACTCTGCGACTGCAATTGGATTGGATTCTGACCAAGAGAGCTGAGTTTTTAgtaatttttctgtttttgtcagGTAAGCCCCAGGAGGGCTCTGTTTCTGGCGCACCTGATTGGAAATATGATTGACTGA
Coding sequences within it:
- the LOC136749151 gene encoding pepsin A-like isoform X1; this translates as MERWISLHVLYKAQSWTGTSHGTDKMKCAVVVLALVALSECLHKIPLMKGKSVREILQEKGMLEEFLKNNPYNPSGKFNPNFATQTNEPLVNYMDVSYYGIISIGTPPQSFTVVFDTGSANLWVPSVYCKSYACSNHNKFTPSLSSTFRSTSRTVSIQYGSGSMTGILGYDNVTVAGNIGTNQIFGLSKTEPGLFLYYSKFDGILGLSYPSISASGATPVFDNMMAQDLVSQDVFSFYLSRSNSHTGSVLTFGGFDSSYFNGEIYWVPVASQTYWEVTMWSVSINGQVVACASGCRAIVDTGTSLVVGPSTEITHIHNLLGGTQGKSNVNCNSLGSMPDVTFTLNGYKFALPPSAYVFQRSSGCNTGFGMGNDQLWILGDVFLREWYSIYDRTNNRVGLAKAI
- the LOC136749151 gene encoding pepsin A-like isoform X2 translates to MERWISLHVLYKAQSWTGTSHGTDKMKCAVVVLALVALSECLHKIPLMKGKSVREILQEKGMLEEFLKNNPYNPSGKFNPNFATQTNEPLVNYMDVSYYGIISIGTPPQSFTVVFDTGSANLWVPSVYCKSYACSNHNKFTPSLSSTFRSTSRTVSIQYGSGSMTGILGYDNVTVAGNIGTNQIFGLSKTEPGLFLYYSKFDGILGLSYPSISASGATPVFDNMMAQDLVSQDVFSFYLSRSNSHTGSVLTFGGFDSSYFNGEIYWVPVASQTYWEVTMWSVSINGQVVACASGCRAIVDTGTSLVVGPSTEITHIHNLLGGTQGKRSSGCNTGFGMGNDQLWILGDVFLREWYSIYDRTNNRVGLAKAI
- the LOC136749151 gene encoding pepsin A-like isoform X3 — translated: MERWISLHVLYKAQSWTGTSHGTDKMKCAVVVLALVALSECLHKIPLMKGKSVREILQEKGMLEEFLKNNPYNPSGKFNPNFATQTNEPLVNYMDVSYYGIISIGTPPQSFTVVFDTGSANLWVPSVYCKSYACSNHNKFTPSLSSTFRSTSRTVSIQYGSGSMTGILGYDNVTVAGNIGTNQIFGLSKTEPGLFLYYSKFDGILGLSYPSISASGATPVFDNMMAQDLVSQDVFSFYLSRSNSHTGSVLTFGGFDSSYFNGEIYWVPVASQTYWEVTMWSGALAATLASVWATTSCGSWVMSSSGSGTPSTTGQTTEWVWPRLFKVPFFWGQRTAVPESQSFSHPS